The following proteins are encoded in a genomic region of Musa acuminata AAA Group cultivar baxijiao chromosome BXJ2-11, Cavendish_Baxijiao_AAA, whole genome shotgun sequence:
- the LOC135626267 gene encoding transcriptional regulator TAC1-like: MADGRNKDSKPSSDETGSAEPRMDDSGGTRRPYYECTFCKRGFSNAQALGGHMNLHRKHRTRERQSPATPSVMERTEDDYAGNNSAFCPHPYESFRGYTYFPSSSLSYNGSDVRMGTDNGLQAPYEMSLFGGELRMGSSTHVDGPVAVTGEGRRQEVEDAELDLELRLGHQP, encoded by the coding sequence ATGGCAGATGGTCGGAACAAGGACTCGAAGCCCTCGAGCGACGAAACCGGTTCTGCAGAGCCGCGGATGGACGACAGTGGTGGAACCAGACGGCCATACTACGAGTGCACCTTCTGCAAGCGGGGTTTCTCCAACGCGCAAGCTTTAGGAGGGCACATGAACCTCCACCGCAAACACCGAACCAGGGAACGGCAGTCGCCGGCAACGCCTTCGGTAATGGAGAGGACCGAGGACGATTATGCTGGCAACAATAGTGCCTTCTGCCCTCACCCTTATGAGTCATTCAGGGGTTACACGTACTTCCCATCATCATCGTTATCATACAATGGCAGTGACGTGAGGATGGGCACGGACAATGGCTTACAAGCGCCATACGAGATGAGCCTCTTCGGCGGGGAGTTACGCATGGGCTCGAGCACACATGTCGATGGCCCCGTCGCCGTGACCGGAGAAGGAAGGAGGCAAGAGGTGGAAGACGCTGAACTGGACCTGGAGCTGAGGCTCGGTCATCAACCATAG
- the LOC103970841 gene encoding transcriptional regulator SUPERMAN-like produces MERYVRSTRDDDNSNNHNSKGKETWMSCSHYGRGGAPLSGGSLGGFSWPQRSYSCSFCRREFRSAQALGGHMNVHRRDKARLRESPPSGPSLLNTNPNPNLSSAPIPNLNMPPPSSATGNCRHTPVTCKVPSELSPLIHLSPSSASTSTGEGLKIMETGKALSGIEEFKDLDEEGSKVVSLDLEMGVSGDYGYVDDLDLELRLGYTY; encoded by the coding sequence ATGGAAAGATATGTTAGAAGCACTAGAGACGACGATAACAGCAACAACCACAACAGCAAGGGGAAGGAGACATGGATGAGCTGCAGCCATTACGGCAGAGGAGGGGCCCCCCTTTCCGGTGGCTCTCTGGGAGGCTTCTCATGGCCCCAAAGGTCATATTCTTGCAGCTTCTGCAGGAGAGAGTTCAGGTCAGCTCAGGCTCTTGGGGGTCATATGAATGTCCACAGAAGGGATAAAGCTAGGCTCAGGGAGTCCCCACCGTCGGGTCCCTCACTTCTCAAcacaaaccctaaccctaatcttAGTAGTGCCCCTATCCCCAATCTTAACATGCCTCCACCTTCAAGTGCTACCGGAAATTGTAGGCACACTCCGGTGACCTGCAAGGTTCCCTCTGAGCTTTCTCCTCTGATCCATCTATCTCCCTCGTCAGCTTCTACATCAACAGGGGAAGGTTTGAAGATCATGGAAACAGGGAAGGCTTTGTCTGGAATTGAAGAGTTCAAGGATCTCGATGAAGAAGGCAGCAAAGTAGTGAGCCTGGACTTGGAGATGGGAGTTTCTGGAGATTATGGCTACGTGGATGATCTTGATCTAGAGCTTCGACTCGGGTATACTTACTAA
- the LOC135627719 gene encoding probable protein phosphatase 2C 37, with protein MGSEGDSPENCPEARRQRIEMRILGAAGEGAGPPSRKRAGKLREAHEEPETSGFSVSEKRNRFADGGAPSPRPQSSSLAVSSSSSTSSASDGEPVSLAIGSTSGSVPAVAFGSISLAGRSREMEDAVSIQPDFFRAEGGPSIHFFAVFDGHGGSHVAALCKGQMHVLLAEELGRAETETERERDAEAEEARIKTAIGRSFARMDELALMACACGTIGLPPCGCERSGTESEIVGSTAVVALVGGGRLVVANCGDSRAVLSRGGRAVPLSDDHKPDRPDELARIEAAGGRVIYLNGARVYGILAMSRALGDKYLKPAVISEPEIRVVEITAADECLIIASDGLWDVLPNDLACDVARRCLEEADPTRGSERLVHEDGGDTAGDPEKEHASDARCSLAAALLARLALGRRSADNISVVVIDLRRTRGRSA; from the exons ATGGGCAGCGAAGGCGACTCCCCGGAGAACTGCCCCGAGGCACGGCGCCAGCGGATCGAGATGCGGATCCTCGGGGCTGCCGGAGAAGGCGCTGGACCGCCGAGCCGGAAGAGAGCCGGGAAGCTGCGGGAGGCCCACGAGGAGCCAGAAACCTCAGGATTCTCCGTGAGCGAGAAGCGGAACCGGTTCGCCGATGGCGGCGCTCCGTCTCCTCGTCCGCAGAGCTCCTCTTTGGCGGTGTCGTCGTCGTCTTCCACGTCTTCGGCTTCTGACGGAGAACCTGTCTCTCTGGCGATCGGGTCGACTTCCGGGTCGGTGCCGGCGGTGGCATTCGGATCGATATCGCTTGCCGGCCGGTCGAGGGAGATGGAGGACGCTGTATCCATCCAGCCGGATTTTTTCCGGGCGGAAGGAGGCCCCTCGATCCATTTCTTCGCCGTCTTCGACGGCCACGGTGGCTCCCAC GTCGCGGCTCTGTGCAAAGGGCAGATGCACGTGCTGCTGGCGGAGGAGCTTGGCCGGGCGGAGACGGAGACGGAGAGGGAGAGGGACGCGGAGGCGGAGGAGGCGCGGATAAAGACGGCGATAGGCCGGAGCTTCGCGCGGATGGATGAGCTGGCGCTGATGGCCTGCGCGTGCGGGACGATCGGGCTGCCGCCGTGCGGGTGCGAGCGGTCGGGAACCGAGTCGGAGATTGTGGGCTCAACGGCGGTGGTGGCGCTCGTCGGGGGCGGCCGACTCGTCGTCGCCAACTGCGGGGACTCGCGGGCAGTGCTTAGCCGAGGCGGCCGCGCGGTGCCGCTCTCCGACGACCACAAG CCGGACCGACCGGATGAGCTGGCGAGGATCGAAGCGGCGGGCGGAAGGGTGATTTATTTGAACGGGGCACGCGTCTACGGCATACTGGCCATGTCACGGGCGTTAG GTGACAAGTACTTGAAACCCGCTGTGATATCTGAACCGGAGATCCGTGTGGTGGAGATAACAGCTGCAGATGAGTGCCTGATCATCGCAAGCGATGGCCTGTGGGACGTCCTGCCTAATGATCTCGCATGTGACGTGGCTCGACGGTGCTTGGAAGAAGCAGACCCAACAAGGGGATCCGAGCGTCTCGTCCACGAAGACGGTGGTGATACGGCAGGTGACCCGGAGAAAGAACACGCATCCGACGCACGCTGCTCTCTTGCAGCAGCACTGTTGGCCAGGCTTGCTTTGGGGAGGAGAAGCGCTGACAATATAAGCGTAGTTGTCATTGACTTGAGAAGAACTCGAGGACGGTCTGCTTGA
- the LOC135627720 gene encoding uncharacterized protein LOC135627720 isoform X1, with protein sequence MRIRKCAARLLGTPPVCSSPPLPAGLASSPSPPPQPRSWESETSSAAATSSSVGLLCELNRSPWDDLLCLDLMASCDQEEEEEDGGSLGNGVKDEVEESKGIMGNRIKYEAAAVASLPDRGLELSILMAQSEISFSSEASMNRLDGKAEGKARKKVTAKVKRKKKDKVINTSGGTAAVMKGSANCKKSDGKGWHCKRTAQHPHSLCRYHLSQLRSYSCTHSNGKVAESVKEGAVGVAGRKRKTDIAGVDSNFYYYYSGFGPWRGKMRGGSSDNGDQCDHNASDEDDGNEYSESGNGYDAAVAGDDQDSDDEDCFNDGGSEGNKRSCRKRGRRKMKARSLKSLL encoded by the exons ATGCGGATCCGGAAATGCGCCGCCCGGCTGCTGGGGACGCCGCCCGTCTGCTCTTCTCCCCCGCTTCCCGCCGGCCTCGCCTCGTCTCCCTCGCCGCCGCCCCAGCCGCGATCGTGGGAGTCCGAGACATCCTCTgccgccgccacctcctcctccgtcgGGCTCCTCTGTGAGCTGAACCGCTCCCCCTGGGATGATTTGTTGTGCCTCGACCTCATGGCTTCTTGTGATCAG gaagaggaggaggaagacgggGGCAGCTTGGGAAATGGCGTAAAAGACGAAGTCGAAGAATCCAAGGGCATTATGGGGAATCGCATCAAATATGAGGCTGCTGCTGTAGCTTCTCTCCCTGACAG AGGATTGGAGCTGTCGATTCTCATGGCACAGAGCGAAATATCTTTCAGCAGCGAAGCGAGCATGAACCGGTTAGACGGCAAGGCAGAAGGGAAAGCACGGAAGAAGGTCACGGCGAaggtgaagaggaagaagaaagacaaGGTTATCAACACCAGTGGAGGAACTGCTGCAGTTATGAAGGGCAGTGCGAACTGCAAGAAGAGCGACGGCAAAGGTTGGCACTGTAAGCGGACTGCGCAGCACCCGCACTCCCTCTGCCGCTACCATCTCTCCCAGCTTCGCTCTTACAGCTGCACCCATAGCAATGGAAAGGTCGCGGAATCGGTGAAGGAAGGCGCTGTCGGCGTCGCTGGTAGAAAGAGGAAGACCGACATAGCTGGTGTTGATTCCAACTTCTATTACTACTACTCCGGGTTCGGTCCCTGGCGAGGAAAGATGAGAGGCGGTAGCAGTGACAACGGCGATCAGTGTGACCATAATGCTTCCGACGAAGACGACGGGAACGAGTATTCGGAGTCCGGGAACGGGTATGACGCTGCGGTGGCAGGCGACGACCAGGACAGCGACGACGAAGACTGCTTTAACGACGGCGGCAGTGAGGGGAATAAGAGGAGTTGCaggaagagggggaggaggaagatgaaAGCTCGGTCCCTCAAGTCGTTGCTTTGA
- the LOC135627720 gene encoding uncharacterized protein LOC135627720 isoform X3: MRIRKCAARLLGTPPVCSSPPLPAGLASSPSPPPQPRSWESETSSAAATSSSVGLLCELNRSPWDDLLCLDLMASCDQEEEEEDGGSLGNGVKDEVEESKGIMGNRIKYEAAAVASLPDSEASMNRLDGKAEGKARKKVTAKVKRKKKDKVINTSGGTAAVMKGSANCKKSDGKGWHCKRTAQHPHSLCRYHLSQLRSYSCTHSNGKVAESVKEGAVGVAGRKRKTDIAGVDSNFYYYYSGFGPWRGKMRGGSSDNGDQCDHNASDEDDGNEYSESGNGYDAAVAGDDQDSDDEDCFNDGGSEGNKRSCRKRGRRKMKARSLKSLL; this comes from the exons ATGCGGATCCGGAAATGCGCCGCCCGGCTGCTGGGGACGCCGCCCGTCTGCTCTTCTCCCCCGCTTCCCGCCGGCCTCGCCTCGTCTCCCTCGCCGCCGCCCCAGCCGCGATCGTGGGAGTCCGAGACATCCTCTgccgccgccacctcctcctccgtcgGGCTCCTCTGTGAGCTGAACCGCTCCCCCTGGGATGATTTGTTGTGCCTCGACCTCATGGCTTCTTGTGATCAG gaagaggaggaggaagacgggGGCAGCTTGGGAAATGGCGTAAAAGACGAAGTCGAAGAATCCAAGGGCATTATGGGGAATCGCATCAAATATGAGGCTGCTGCTGTAGCTTCTCTCCCTGACAG CGAAGCGAGCATGAACCGGTTAGACGGCAAGGCAGAAGGGAAAGCACGGAAGAAGGTCACGGCGAaggtgaagaggaagaagaaagacaaGGTTATCAACACCAGTGGAGGAACTGCTGCAGTTATGAAGGGCAGTGCGAACTGCAAGAAGAGCGACGGCAAAGGTTGGCACTGTAAGCGGACTGCGCAGCACCCGCACTCCCTCTGCCGCTACCATCTCTCCCAGCTTCGCTCTTACAGCTGCACCCATAGCAATGGAAAGGTCGCGGAATCGGTGAAGGAAGGCGCTGTCGGCGTCGCTGGTAGAAAGAGGAAGACCGACATAGCTGGTGTTGATTCCAACTTCTATTACTACTACTCCGGGTTCGGTCCCTGGCGAGGAAAGATGAGAGGCGGTAGCAGTGACAACGGCGATCAGTGTGACCATAATGCTTCCGACGAAGACGACGGGAACGAGTATTCGGAGTCCGGGAACGGGTATGACGCTGCGGTGGCAGGCGACGACCAGGACAGCGACGACGAAGACTGCTTTAACGACGGCGGCAGTGAGGGGAATAAGAGGAGTTGCaggaagagggggaggaggaagatgaaAGCTCGGTCCCTCAAGTCGTTGCTTTGA
- the LOC135627720 gene encoding uncharacterized protein LOC135627720 isoform X2 yields the protein MRIRKCAARLLGTPPVCSSPPLPAGLASSPSPPPQPRSWESETSSAAATSSSVGLLCELNRSPWDDLLCLDLMASCDQEEEEEDGGSLGNGVKDEVEESKGIMGNRIKYEAAAVASLPDSSEASMNRLDGKAEGKARKKVTAKVKRKKKDKVINTSGGTAAVMKGSANCKKSDGKGWHCKRTAQHPHSLCRYHLSQLRSYSCTHSNGKVAESVKEGAVGVAGRKRKTDIAGVDSNFYYYYSGFGPWRGKMRGGSSDNGDQCDHNASDEDDGNEYSESGNGYDAAVAGDDQDSDDEDCFNDGGSEGNKRSCRKRGRRKMKARSLKSLL from the exons ATGCGGATCCGGAAATGCGCCGCCCGGCTGCTGGGGACGCCGCCCGTCTGCTCTTCTCCCCCGCTTCCCGCCGGCCTCGCCTCGTCTCCCTCGCCGCCGCCCCAGCCGCGATCGTGGGAGTCCGAGACATCCTCTgccgccgccacctcctcctccgtcgGGCTCCTCTGTGAGCTGAACCGCTCCCCCTGGGATGATTTGTTGTGCCTCGACCTCATGGCTTCTTGTGATCAG gaagaggaggaggaagacgggGGCAGCTTGGGAAATGGCGTAAAAGACGAAGTCGAAGAATCCAAGGGCATTATGGGGAATCGCATCAAATATGAGGCTGCTGCTGTAGCTTCTCTCCCTGACAG CAGCGAAGCGAGCATGAACCGGTTAGACGGCAAGGCAGAAGGGAAAGCACGGAAGAAGGTCACGGCGAaggtgaagaggaagaagaaagacaaGGTTATCAACACCAGTGGAGGAACTGCTGCAGTTATGAAGGGCAGTGCGAACTGCAAGAAGAGCGACGGCAAAGGTTGGCACTGTAAGCGGACTGCGCAGCACCCGCACTCCCTCTGCCGCTACCATCTCTCCCAGCTTCGCTCTTACAGCTGCACCCATAGCAATGGAAAGGTCGCGGAATCGGTGAAGGAAGGCGCTGTCGGCGTCGCTGGTAGAAAGAGGAAGACCGACATAGCTGGTGTTGATTCCAACTTCTATTACTACTACTCCGGGTTCGGTCCCTGGCGAGGAAAGATGAGAGGCGGTAGCAGTGACAACGGCGATCAGTGTGACCATAATGCTTCCGACGAAGACGACGGGAACGAGTATTCGGAGTCCGGGAACGGGTATGACGCTGCGGTGGCAGGCGACGACCAGGACAGCGACGACGAAGACTGCTTTAACGACGGCGGCAGTGAGGGGAATAAGAGGAGTTGCaggaagagggggaggaggaagatgaaAGCTCGGTCCCTCAAGTCGTTGCTTTGA
- the LOC135626190 gene encoding UPF0496 protein 3-like, whose product MHIRFGIFRDCKCQVRREKCEVVAPISSSSFNLSEEYTNAFRTESYHEFWAQVLGLAFDDGAALDPRGSGTAARLPSHRLLAEHLLHPDQPTVTKILAHIRTRYRPDIHALLSDYYTETADASLLCGLLLKDIDQIRRRYRPFKAALHSVVYDSQSHHGLQTIIDNLVDISKTANPFLSSASSQSKFRAVQQGCADLLKRLGSRRKKVTAKLRFINRLKRALAISAVVVLAASASIVGACITMHALVALIALPVFLSASSRMALSRWLGRVMAQLDAAAKGTYILNRDLDTISRLVARLDDEAEHMLALLSLCEWHDGHRRQLTQEVVRQISKNLASFNQQLDELEEHLYLCFMTINKARRLVMKELSVANASRFQKNSTRCSFPGY is encoded by the exons ATGCACATAAGGTTCGGTATCTTTCGAGACTGCAAATGCCAGGTTCGAAGAG AAAAATGTGAGGTTGTCGCACCGATCTCGTCTTCAAGCTTCAACCTGTCCGAGGAGTACACCAACGCCTTCCGCACCGAGTCATACCACGAATTCTGGGCACAAGTTTTGGGTCTCGCTTTCGACGACGGTGCAGCCCTCGACCCGAGAGGAAGTGGCACTGCTGCTCGGCTACCTTCTCACCGCCTCCTCGCGGAGCATCTTCTCCACCCCGACCAGCCCACCGTTACCAAAATCCTCGCCCACATTCGAACACGTTATCGCCCTGACATCCATGCCCTCCTCTCCGACTACTACACCGAGACCGCCGACGCCTCACTCCTCTGCGGCCTTCTCCTGAAGGACATCGACCAGATTCGACGCCGGTACCGCCCGTTCAAAGCCGCCCTTCATTCTGTCGTCTACGATAGCCAGTCACATCATGGCCTCCAAACCATCATCGACAACCTAGTTGACATCTCCAAGACCGCCAACCCCTTCCTTTCATCGGCTTCATCTCAAAGTAAATTCCGAGCAGTCCAACAGGGCTGCGCAGACCTGCTCAAGAGGCTCGGTTCACGCCGTAAGAAGGTGACGGCTAAGCTGCGGTTCATCAACCGCCTGAAGCGAGCCTTGGCCATATCAGCCGTCGTCGTCCTTGCGGCTTCGGCGTCGATAGTCGGTGCTTGTATAACAATGCACGCTTTGGTGGCCTTGATAGCTCTACCGGTGTTCCTCTCGGCTTCGTCTCGGATGGCCTTGTCGAGGTGGCTGGGCCGGGTGATGGCTCAGCTGGACGCAGCGGCCAAAGGGACGTACATCTTGAACCGGGACTTGGACACCATCAGCCGACTCGTGGCTCGGTTGGACGACGAGGCCGAGCACATGCTCGCCTTGCTGAGTCTCTGCGAGTGGCACGACGGCCACCGCcgccagttgacgcaggaggtggTGCGGCAAATATCGAAGAACCTCGCGAGCTTCAACCAGCAGCTGGATGAACTGGAGGAACACCTGTACCTCTGCTTCATGACCATCAACAAGGCTAGGAGATTAGTCATGAAGGAGTTGTCGGTGGCCAACGCTAGCAGATTCCAGAAGAATTCAACGCGTTGTAGTTTTCCAGGCTATTAA